The genomic interval tttttttgacaaagacaacagtgttaccccttatgttttttttcatgacgaccaataaaaaacaacagtgttaccccttatgttttttttcatgacgaccaataaaaaacgacagtgttaccccttatgttttttttcatgacgaccaataaaaaaaacgacagtgttaccccttgtgatttttttgacaaagacaacagtgttaccccttatgtttttttttatgacgaccaataaaaaacaacagttacccctaatgttttttttcatgacgaccaataaaaaacaacagtgttaccccttatgttttttttcatgacgaccaataaaaaacaacaatgttaccccttatgttttttttcatgacgaccaataaaaaacaacagtgctaccccttttgtatttttcatgacgaccaataaaaaacaacagtgttaccccttatgttttttttcatgacgaccaataaaaaacaacagtgctaccccttttgtatttttcatgacgaccaataaaaaacaacagtgttaccccttatgtttttttcatgacgaccaataaaaaacaacagtgttacccctgatgttttttttcatgacgaccaataaaaaacgacagtgttaccccttttgttttttttcatgacgaccaataaaaaacgacagtgttaccccttgtgatttttttgacaaagacaacagtgttaccccttatggttttttttatgacgaccaataaaaaacaacagagttacccctcatgttttttttcatgacgaccaataaaaaacaactgtgttaccccttatgttttttttcatgtcgaccaataaaaaacaacaatgttaccccttatttttttttcatgacgaccaataaaaaacaacagtgttaccccttgtgatttttttgacaaagacaacagtgttaccccttatggttttttttatgacgaccaataaaaaacaacagagttacccctaatgttttttttcatgacgaccaataaaaaacaactgtgttaccccttatgttttttttcatgtcgaccaataaaaaacaacaatgttaccccttattttttttttcatgacgaccaataaaaaacaacagtgttaccccttatgttttttttcatgacgaccaataaaaaacaacagtgttacccctgatgttttttttcatgacgaccaataaaaaacgacagtgttaccccttttgttttttttcatgacgaccaataaaaaacgacagtgttaccccttgtgatttttttgacaaagacaacagtgttaccccttatggttttttttatgacgaccaataaaaaacaacagagttacccctaatgttttttttcatgacgaccgataaaaaacaacagtgttaccccttatgttttttttcatgtcgaccaataaaaaacaacaatgttaccccttattttttttttcatgacgaccaataaaaaacaacagtgttaccccttatgttttttttcatgtcgaccaataaaaaacaacagtgctacccccttatgttttttttcatgtcgaccaataaaaaacaacagtgttaccccttatgttttttttcatgacgaccaataaaaaacaacagtgctaccccttttgtatttttcatgacgaccaataaaaaacaacagtgttaccccttatgttttttttcctgacgaccaataaaaaacaactgtgctaccccttttgtatttttcatgacgaccaataaaaaacaacagtgttaccccttatgtttttttcatgcgaccaataaaaaacaacagtgttactgcactaaaaatataaatacaaaatacataaGTACAACAATCATCATTATTCTTATAATAGTAGGCAAATGTTATcattgtacatttatttttttacattctcTTTTCTCTATATGGATGatccattgttatttatttgattgtatTTGTCCATATAGTTGATATCGTTCCACAGATTACTACTACATAAATAAGTTTTTAAGACGCGTCCACCATACAAAATATTAAGTAAAAGGAtattgtcagaagtgggattcgaacccacgcctccagaggagactgcgacctgaacgcagcgccttagaccgctcggccatcctgacatgtTTAATATCACCCTAGTTAAAGTATCTACTATTCTCCGTATAGCGTTGCACTATCTAACTTAAATCAAATGGTTTAAAGTAAGCGACGGAATCGCATGCAACAATTGTTGGTAACAATCCCTGAATTGTTCTCAATTAGCAATTTGTAGCATGCTTTAGTGTGTGCTGGTGAGCTAACGTATCCTTGTTCTCCTCGTTCTGAACTTACTCTCTTTCCGGTTGATCTCCGTTATTTGCTACTTAGGCTCACTGGTGggctattttctttttttgcagaGCCGCATAAGAGCACAATTAATGCGATGTACACTCTCTACAatattagcagtagtagtagctgcATAAATTAACTATGCTTGGAAGAGTAGCCTACAATTAATGAGACAAAGTCGTAACATGCTTATGCTATGCATCTGCTTTGCATCCAACGTTACACTGTTGCTTGATCTATTTAGGAAGGAACGTACCCATTTAGGCCAAATATGACTATTGTATCTATAATAATTATTACAACATAGTATTTGTATTTAACGTGGAATATTAAaatagccataggtcgacttACTTTTGGTATGAGGTCACACAATGAACAAGGCAGGTTACAAGTTTTGGCCCATGACTTAGGTTGTTTTACTATTTCATTGGATCTGTCATGTTATCACAGCTTTGAAACATCCCACCACGTTTCATAAACATCAGGTCGCCAGTATAACACACATCCTGTTTTGTAGCTGTCAACATGATCGGCCCCTTCAGGCGAAGCTTCTCCGAACTCTGGGGACACCGCCGCGAGTCATTTCCTCGCACCTCACTTTTGATGTGAAGCATTTAAGGAAGCCAGAGGCCAAGAGTCAGGCAGGAAGGGATTCCTTCAAGCCCATGACATCAACGTTCAACAAGAtatcacacacacccatcgtTCTGGGTCCCCTTTAGTGTGGGAGCAGTTGTGGAAATGATGCCAGATTGACCTGTTTGTCAAGGTCACCCTGCTAGTGTCCTTATACCCCACCACTGTAAACCACAGCGTAAACACGGCCACTTCAAGGCAACGGAAATGCTGTGTGTCATGGCTGACGTGTTTCGTGAGCCGTTTTGTGAGGACGGGATGGCTTCTTGTTGTTTTGTGGCGTCTGCATCATGCTTAGGTCATGGTGTGTTTCATACACTACGGGTTATCAGCCCATGGGGAGAGGCTGAGCTGAACAACAACGATGCCATGAGTCGTTTCATGTATATTTATCGATCTATTTATCTGTTCACTTATTTGTGTAGAAAAAAGAGTTTGGGTTGATTtggttatgttatgtttttggtgttgttttttattcgatATTCAAGGCTAAACAAATCTATTCtttatattctattctatatatttgtattatagttaatcttaatttgtttgttttaatggtTTGGTCGGTAAACGTAGCACAATCTGGTAAATGCTGGAAACCCCTTCATAAGTAGCCACACAATTACGTGTTTCATTAAAAGATCAACACAAATCTTTCCAAAATAACAACATCTTTCCAGTGTGTCTCACAGGCTGCGCGGCATCCTGGCCCTACATGGACATCACACAGTAGCAGTTAAAAGGTGCTCTCTCAGATAGCTAAAGTTATAACATCACTCATGAGCACCATTAGTGAGTCTGCTTCCCGGATGCACACAGAGTAAACTTGGCCAGGGCAGGATGACGGGGCCAGCTTCTGATACCACGTAGCGCTCTTCTGAAATGGGACAAGCACAAGAAGCCACCTCACATTAACATCTAAGAGGTCACTCATCAAGGCAAAGCCATTTCCCATCTTCTTAAAAGGTTTGACTCTTGAGGCGGatcaaacaaaaataattgtggGTGTTTATTTATGGGGAAAACTTTCAAAGGCTGTCGTGGATTTAcaaattgtgtgttttttcctttttttgtgactttcatatatttcatatagcaacaacaatacaaatattttttaaaaaatacaaaaaacaaagtgAAAGCAATTGACTAATTGGACCCATTTCTATCAATGGTTTTGTTCTATTAAACGGTAAAATTTCCCCAAAAGAATATCagggtaaaaaaaaattcaTTTCTGAGGTGATTTCTGAACTCTTCAGACTTGATTTTCAGGGATCAATTCAGCTTTGGAATGTAGCTCTGCCACTTTAACAACGAGAGACAGGTGTAACCCACGACAATCTCCTGTGTGCTGAGCTCCCTTTAATACGAGGTCAGGCGGCGAATGAGTGGATGCTCTATCTCTTAAATGGAACAAGCACATTGCAATTAGAAAGTACAATAGGAACATCCTCTGCTTCCCATTCAGGTGAAGAGtccacaccaccacccatgGGAGATGGTGCTGCAGTCCAAAAAACAGCATATCTCTGCAgcgcgtacacacgcacacagacacacacacacacagacacacacacgcacacacacccacacacacacatgcacacacgcacacacacgccatagAGGCCAAAGCAAATGCAAGTTGGACAGAGACCAATACAGGCCATCTTAAAAATAGGACATGCACTTGCTTCTCCATCTTTTTGTTGAACAACCCCAATAAACAAGTGCAAGCTCATTTTTGCGTGAATATCTATATTGCCATAACACACGTTATATTTGATATGATTATTTAGAGTTCAggttgttaattgttttatagCAAATGAAAGTTTTGCGACAAACAAGCAAACCCATGATAACAAGATGTGTTTTTCTGGGAGAGAAAGAGCCCATTTCGCTCCCCATTCATTGGTTTCTCTCCTGCACATCCAGCTCTGGAGAGCCAGCTCAGCTGCCAGCGTTGATTTTGTAATCAGGCCGTCTTACGGGGTACACAGAAATCTAGCCTTCTACTTCCCTGGTTTGGCAGACACGTGcaacggggacggggacgggactGTCCTTTGGAggtgtgtttattttctctctctctctctctctctctctctgtctctctctctctctctctctctctctctctctctctctctctctgtctctctctctctctctctctctctctctctctctctctctctctctctctctctctctctctctctctctctctctctctctctctctctctctctctctctctctctctctctctctctctctccctccctctctctccctctctctctctctctctctctctctctctctctctctctctctctctctctctctctctctctatctgctcAGAACAGGTGCCGGATGCCGTTCCGCTGTGGCATTCACATCTCAGGTacaggtggtgctggtggtaccggtggtggtggtgctggtggtggtggtgctggagagggggaggcccCTTTGGCTGCATCAAACGGTCCCCCAAGTTTTCCAGGGGTCCCCATCTGCGTCTCcccgctcctccccctgccaTATGGCAGGGCTCCCTCGCCCAGAGTCTGGTCCATTCTTCGGGCCGGCGACGCGctcccgcccgcccgcccgccgccGCACGCCGCGCCGCCTGTTGtcgacacacacaatgagacgGAGAATAGCTGCACCCATAATCCCTTCCTGTGAGATGCCTTCCCCCCaatcccccctctctttctgtctttctttctctccttctcggcCAGATATCGGGGCCAACTACGATTTGTAAACAGGTTCTTATGCTGCTGTAAACCACActctggtggggaaacacgctccccccccccccccccccggtgatgTTTACTATGTTTACAGATGTAAATGTGTGTCTTTATCCTTCAGCGCGAGCGAGTAGTTTGAAAGATGTTCAATTAGCTTTAATTAGCGTGTTTTGTAGTGGTTTGTGGATGTTACTGGTGAATCACATTTGACCTGTGATAGGCCAGTGGTTTATTGTGCTTGATTCCCAGCCGTTCTGGGTTCGAACCTCAAATTTTGCCGCCCACataggcgtccttgagcaagatgcccccctACCTGGTCATTAATGACAgatatcatttatttatatgtgatatctgtgtgtgtgtgtgtgtgtgtgtgtgtgtgtgtgtgtgtgtgtgtgtgtgtgtgagtgagtttgtgtgtgcatgtatcgtTTGTGGGTCTTCTTTTCGGCTTCACACGCCACACACTCCTTTCTCCTAGAGTCACGTAGTCTCAAATCCACCGCTTCCTCCCAGCAGGCCGTTATTAAGCCAATAACGTCATTTATAGCACTAGCTCCTTTGCCCTTCCTTGTGTCCATAATGACTATACAGAAGCGGACAGACAGTCGGCCTCCTCCGCATCTCCGCAGGAACAAAGCACCGTATCTAAAGTCATCACTTAGACGCCGTAAGTGGCTAATACCTTACACAGCTGTGTCTTCAGCGCCATGCAGTCCgcactgatctctctctctctctctctctctctctctctctctctctctctctctccctctcgcactcgctctctcccttgctccctctgtatgtctctctctctctctctctcgctctctctccttttctctttctccctccctttctctctctcactccctctctctctctctcccccgctccctctgtatctttctctctctctctccctcagtctctctctctctccccctagtctctctctctctcagtctgggTTTAAGATGGCGGTGCTGTGCTACGTTGTTTGTTTGGCCAGGGATGTGACATGACTGCAGCGAAGGGGAAACAGGAAACATAACAGACTACCTGTCAACTTCGTTCCACCACCATGACCTTCGCCTGGAAGCCCGCCAGCCGGCAATTAGAGAGAAATAACAAGGAGAGGACCACGCGTTGTGTTTGTTCAGCTTATATCCCCGTAATCATAAAACGCTATAAATCTTAAGCGCATAGTAGCGTAGAtgcatatacagtatgtgttcaTATAGATATATTGATTATGTAAGGGTCTGCTATCTACAGGGCCACTAATTGAGGCTTCAAAATGTATGCAATTGTTTAGGGTCATGTTTGGATTGATGTGTCTTTACATAAAGTATACCAGTGTATTCCGTTCTTGGACCTATTGCTTGTTCATATATTGCATTTGGTTCTGGCCTCTTATATTGATGAGATCTCGGTTCTTCTGTTTTTCATATCTTTAATTCGGTTTGGGAGTTTTAACATTTTAATAAGGAAAAAGtgaggaggggaagagatggTAGCTCACAAGTTGAGTGTTTTGCCCTCACTTCCCAAAATGTTAACAGAAACAAGATCAACGGATCCTGACTCTGAAGCTGGCCAGTTTTCTTTCCGTTAAGATCATGACCCATTCCTATTAAGTGTTTTTAACGCAACAAGCCAGTGATTACCAACATAGATTCATTTTTAATTCAACAAATAGTAAAAGGGTTTGAAGCTCTTTTTCCTGAATATTGAAACAGACCTAATGATTCGTGGCCACGAACAAACTACTACCAGTTTTTCTGATACAAATACGTTCGGGACATTGATATTACAGGCAGTTATTGATTGGGTAAAACGATGGGTGTAGAACCagattcataaaaacaaaagaaattGGGGGTTGCAAACATTTCTACTGCACTTTGCAAAAAAGGGTCAACGAAATGCCGggacaattttttttacatGCCATTATTATTCCTGTTTTTTAAAAGTATCATAACGTATAATGACTATTCAGAATGAATTATTACATAAATAGGTTTTATGTATAGTTCAGTAAGGATACGTATCCCCATGTAGACTGTAGAAAAACcaataaaaggaaaaataaaatataaaagataTGTCTGTTGGAAAAGATATTTCTTTACTATGTTCAATATACTCAAGGAAAAGGGTTCGATCTGTGGTCAAGCCGCCATGTTGAAGTGCATAAACCTCTGAGCATTTTGCATTCATTTCATATCGTGGATCTCCCATGTACCAACCGCCCTGTACTAATGCTCAGCTGACCGTCGTGTCTTTGTCCTTGTCTGTGCCAAAGGGTGGCCTGCCCTCAAGCTAGAGTCTCTGTGATTGTTGTGAGACATACCAACGGGttggggagagtggggggggggggagtggggagtggggggtggggggggtctgctGTGATGGGGACCCTGACTTGTCCTCATATAAAGAGCCCCTTCCTCGTTGTTCATGGCCTGGGGTTGGGGGAGTGtccccgtgtcccccccccccccacatggcAAAATATTGTCACACTTCTCAAACGGACCTTTAATTTTTGTGGAAACCCCCCCAGGTACAAAGGGTAATGGCGTAACCCTAAAGAAATGAGctacaagcactcacacacacatgatggaTGTTGTCATTCAGCTTCTTTTAAACACGTTCTCTGCTGCCAATGTTTGGCTgctgtgggctgtgtgtgtgtgtgtgtgtgtgtgtgtgtgtgtgtgtgtgtgtgtgtgtgtgtgtgtgtgtgtgtgtgtgtgtgtgtgtgtgtgtgtatgtgtgtgtgtgtgtatgtgtgtgtgtgtgtctagaatCACAACCGGGTTATGAAGGATAGGGGTAATGAAGAGGGTCACGCCTGGATCAAAGCGCTCATGATGAAATGTTGATGTCATCTGGGTGCTCTCTAATTTCTGGCCAAGTTAGATTTATAACATAGGgttagcattgtgtgtgtgtgtgtgtgtgtgcgtgtttgtgtgtgcgtgcgtgtgtgtgtgtgtgtgtgcttgcgtgcgtaaATACATGTGCGTGAgttgcgtgcgtttgtgcgtgtgtgtgtgtgcggtcaagGTACAACGGGGTCAGGTCGACAAAAAATCCTTCGCCCGAGAAAACGAGTGGAAGGGTCGGAGTCAGATGCTAATCAGCGAGCCAGTGTTTCCCTCCTGTTAGGGCCCACCAGCGggctccccttccccttcagtTGGCGCGTGAACGCAAGGCCCCAAGCCAGGGGCCCCAAACATCCTGACCAAGAGAGGCTTTTTTCCCTTATCAGCCAGGAAACACAGCTCCTCGCCACATCCTCTTTACAAGCAGCGCGACTCAACCATTCCCAAAAAAATACCAGGAAGAAGCCGCCAGACTCCTGGATTTGTCAAAAGCTCCACAAATTCCTTTTTATCGCAacaggaagaaagaaaaatgtaaCGCCaaccaagagaaagagaggggcgagagCAGGGCGTAGAAATAAGTGTCAACATGCAAACAAAGTTGAAAAAAAAGGCCcggggatttatttatttattttttaacgcaGATTACGAAAGGTCTGCATCAGCAAGATAGAAGGTGGGAGTGGGAGCTGGTTCGgttggggctgggggagggtgtCGGTCCAACGTGCCTAAGTATGGCATCCAGAATAAGACTCTGGGAAAAcaaaggagggtggagggggagggagaggggaggcgagGGCTGCGCCTGTTCTGTTGCTAATCCTCGTTGCCGGGGACGGAATGAAAGCGAGAGGAGACGGATGGAGAAGGGCGACGATGAAGGGAGGATGAGTGGAAACGACGGGTGTTGTATAGGGAGTGGGTGCTGGTAAAGGGCCACTCACTGTGACATGTTCTGTAAAAACACCCGAAATAGAACGGTTAGTAATGGCACACCTAAATAACCTCACGCACGTGTTTTACGGTTAGAGACCAACAGACTCCGGAGTCTTTTACTATTCTGTTTTTCTAGACGGAACCACTGAAAAGCTGCAGTGTAAAAAATTCTACAAACAAGGAAGTTATTTTAGTATTTTACCTTTTGTCTTTATTCTGAATTGCGTTGCCTCATGACAAAACCAGATGACTTTATCTTCTACTGATATACAGACGAGTGTGAGTTAAGGACAAGCCACCTATAAATGTTTAGAAGGATGCCTTTGTGTCTGAGTGCCGACATTAATCACGTGGGAAGTacatcaaaataaaagtggaactttattttaaattaaGTTTCTTTTACAAACCTAAATAAGCATACATTTAtagacattattatttttttccattgcaaataatttgattatatattattaagTAGTATAAATGCCTTTTTTCCTCATTATAGACGATTTTTTGGGGGGGCGAAGAATTGCATAAGAAGTGTCCGGCTAATCCCTCGTTAAATTACAAACTACTGAGGTAAGACTCCCACAACAAGAGCAGGAACATCCCGCAACAAACAACCAAACAGAAAGAACTGATTATAGCATTACAGTAAGCATTATGTGGAACATCAAAGTACTTAAATacaacatctttttttttttttttttcaaacagcaTCTTTACATGCCTCCGTGGAAACAGTTAGGATAAGGAATTGTACATTAAGTTTATTTTACCAGTAGGTCCTACAGATTGTGGTTCAGATTTTTGAAAGTTTCAAGACAATTGAAAGCGACATGCTGTAGTGTTCAGTGTGTTCATCCCTGAGGTGTCCACATACGTGTCTCTGTGTACGTTCTTTCATTGTCCTCGACCTTCGTTCTCCTCGGCTCCCATGTAGCTCACCCGGGCTCTGGTCTTTGGTGTCGGTAGGATGAAGTGGCCCATAGATGGGCCGACTGGAAAATCTCTATGATGAAAAATTAGAAGAAGAGGAagtagaagaggaagaagaaggagaaggagaaggagaagaagaagaagaagaagaagaagaagaagaagaagaagaagaagaagagcttCTGAACAGCAACATTGAAGAGCAACTTCATCCTACCAGCATCCCCGGCCGGCAGTGTcctaaacccctcccatctTCTCAACTGTCTGTCAGCCGGTCGCACAAGGGGTAGCCATGGTTACCGCATCGTCAACGACAGATCACGAGATCCCGTAGTTGTTATAGTACGCCGCCGTGGCATCGGCGAGCACCGATATGAGGCTGGTTTCCGTGACGATGCTGccgctactactgctactgctgctgctgctgctgccgccgccgccgccaccgccgttGCTGGGACACACGGCGACCACGGCGGCCGCGGCGACGGAGGACGGCGCCAGCTGAATGTGTCCCGTCACCGTCATGGTGGCGCCCGGGTGCTCGGGGTGGAGGAAGCCGCCGCCGTTGGAGTTGAGGTACTGGTCGAACTCGTCCCGGTCCACCTCGCCCAGCAGCTCCACCTGGCTCAGCTGGTCCAGGGTCTCTAGGTTCCCGCCGTGGGACTCGGGCGGCGGGGACAACTGTCCCAGggcgtggtgctggtggtgctggaggtggtggtggtggtggtggtggtggaggagctggtggaggtggggttgcccctggtggtgggggtgcccctggtggtgcagctgggagaaagtggaggaggaggaagaggaaggggaggaggcggaggaggaggaggaggggggggaggaggtgttggtgtAGTAGGACAACGggggtccggtgaggagggtggaaccaccgccgccgccgccgccgccgccgctcgtTTGGGACATGTGGTGGGGGGGCAGGTGGCTCAGGTGCGGCCCCCCGCAGTGGTACTGGGCCTGGGTGTAGTCGGTGTGGTAGGGGGGCGGGCTGCCCATGTGGGAGGGGGCCTGGTTCGGGTTCTGCCGCCGGTCGTcgccgccggaggaggaggagccctggCGGCCGGGCGCCGGGTAGTACGACAGGGGGAGGTGCTGCTCGTGCTCCATGGCGTCCAGGGGGGACATCTCCGGAGGGGTGGGCAGGCCGTAGGGGTAGGTGTcgaagctgctgctgctgccgctcccGGCCGGGTCCCTGAAGGAGCGCACCCCGGGCAGCACCGAGCCCTGGGACGGGAAGCCCCCCGCGCCGCCGTGAAGACCCCCGTCGTCCTTGTCCTGGTGCGGGTGGCAGAGCAGCCGGTGGTCCGGCAGGGCGTTCTGGTCGGGGGCCAGGCCGCTCAGCAGGAAGCCGGGGTCCACGCGCTTGCAGATCCTCTTCAGCTGCTTCTTGCGCCGCGGCCGGTACTTGTAGTTGGGGTAGTCCTGCATGTGCTGCACCCGCAgccgctccgcctcctccacgtACGGCCTCTTCTCCAGAGGGGTCAGGGCCTTCCACGACTTGCCTGCGGGATCACCACAACGTTTAGTTATTTTACATCTCTCCCGCACGGATGGATCATGTGTCTTCTccatgtctttattttttttgattgtCATAGATGTAGTCCTGAGATTCTCCCTTTGTTCGCACCCGGGGGGAGACTTATCAAAAAagatttgaaaaataaaatatttgaagGAATACAGGAGATTAGATTCAAGAGTTGTCATTAGGCCTATTTAATGTCTTGTACTCCATCATTACAAACGATGTAAGAGTGATTTAAAGACTGTAGCATTGCAAATGCTATTGCTACTATTCTGCCAATGGTAAGAACCGATTTGATAGGC from Gadus macrocephalus chromosome 21, ASM3116895v1 carries:
- the sox7 gene encoding transcription factor SOX-7, with amino-acid sequence MAALISAYSSWPESFECSAGDADDGSADGHGAHNRTPAEKASEPRIRRPMNAFMVWAKDERKRLAVQNPDLHNAELSKMLGKSWKALTPLEKRPYVEEAERLRVQHMQDYPNYKYRPRRKKQLKRICKRVDPGFLLSGLAPDQNALPDHRLLCHPHQDKDDGGLHGGAGGFPSQGSVLPGVRSFRDPAGSGSSSSFDTYPYGLPTPPEMSPLDAMEHEQHLPLSYYPAPGRQGSSSSGGDDRRQNPNQAPSHMGSPPPYHTDYTQAQYHCGGPHLSHLPPHHMSQTSGGGGGGGGGSTLLTGPPLSYYTNTSSPPSSSSSASSPSSSSSSTFSQLHHQGHPHHQGQPHLHQLLHHHHHHHHLQHHQHHALGQLSPPPESHGGNLETLDQLSQVELLGEVDRDEFDQYLNSNGGGFLHPEHPGATMTVTGHIQLAPSSVAAAAVVAVCPSNGGGGGGGSSSSSSSSSSGSIVTETSLISVLADATAAYYNNYGIS